GTCGGCTTGGCGCTGGCGACGCCGCTGCTCTTCCGGTCGGCCCGCGACTTGGCGAACTGGCCGGCCGCGTCTTTCTCGGGGTTGGCCATGTCAATCGCCCTTCTGCTTCAGCGCGTCGCCGAGATCTCTGGTCTCGGGGTCGCGATTATTTTCGCCATGCGCGTCGCGGTCGCGATCCGGATCGTCCTTGGCCTTCATGTAGCCACGAGGCTTATTTCCCTTCGGGCCTTCCCAGCGGGGTGACTGGTCGGTCGTGCCGGGGGCGCCGTCTTTCGGTGTCGTCATGCCCATCGTTGTTCCTCCTTGGTTGGAACAAGGAAAACCGAAAAGATCATCAACTGTTCCCGCGGCAACACTTTCGCGTAAAGCGGCTTACCGTATCGAGGCGAGCGTTGCGCAGCAGAAAGCAAGCAAGGTGACTGCTGCATTGACCGCGTGGGAATATTCCCATTGGGCGCGAAGGCTTTCCCAATTTTCCGGCTGCACGGTCCAGTTCTCCGTCGCCGCGTTCGCCGGCTGGGTGAAGACCATGAAGATGACGAGGTTGAGCGCGATCAGCGCCGCTGCCGCGACCGACAGCATCATGGCGGTTCCATCAGCCCTGAGTGCCACGGCATTGCCGATATTCGCCAGAAGCGCCAGCGGCAAGAGGAGACCGACGACCCACCATCCGGCATAGCCTGTTGCGCAACGAAATAGTCCGCCTTCGCCATTCCGATCTTGTTTAAGAGCGCGAAGACGTGCGCCGCAGGTGCTGCGAGCGCCAGGCCCGTTATGATGACGGCGAGGAATCTCATGGCGGATAAACCGACCGCGAGGCGATGGGTTCCTGGAGAAAATATGGAACAGTGTCGTCCGCCATCGGTTGACCAGAGGTCCACCTCAAACATGGAGCCGAAAATGAGCAAGACCAACGTTCGTCAACTTCAGAAACGCGCTGAACAGCAGGTCAAGAACACCAGCGCCGGCGGCCATCTCGGCGGCACCTATTTCGGGCAGCAACCGGACGGAAAAACCGCCTCGTCGACCACCAACGACAGCGCCAAAGCGCGGCCGAATGACGGAAGCAACTGAGTTGTTTCCGTCGCTGTTAGCGCCAAAAGATAGCAAGGCGGTTCAAGGTCGTCACCGGCGAGATCGGGGGCAAAGCCGTCATAGCCTTGCCACCCCCAGAGCTGCAAAAACCAGGGCTATTCCGGAAGCCAGCGCCCTCACCTGGTTCCAGACCTGCCATCGCTGCGAGTAGTCCAGCCAGATATCCCGTGCCGCCGCGACGTCGTCAGGGACTGCACGCGCGGCGAGCGCCTCGTTCATCGGCACGTTCACCGTAAGTGTGAGCATCAGCCCGAAAACCAGATAGACGGCCGCCGCCGCTCCGAACCAGAAAGCCGCCGCTCCGCGGCCGCTGAAATGCACGGCTGCGACAGTCAGCCCGAGAACGACGGGCGTCAGGAAGAAGGCCGGGAAAAATACCGCGTTGCGGACCGACGCATTCATCGCCTGCATGGCCGCGATCGCCACCCGCGGATCGGCCCGATCAAGTCCCCACATCGTCGAACAGACCCAGGCATAGAAGAAGCCGAAGATCGCGCCTGAGAAGACGACCGATATTACCGACAGTCCCAGAACCGCGCTGCGCAAAGAGGCTATCGCAGCACATCGATGCTCGATATCGCCAAAGCGGCGAAAGCCTCCAATGAAACACTCTATCGCTGGTACGGCGACAAGAATGGCCTCTTCCAGACGATGGTCGAAAGCAATGCCAGGGCGACGAAAACCGCGCTCGATGCGGCGTAAGGGACGAGGTGGATCCCCTGGAAACCCTCGTGCATGTCGCGCCGATCCTGCTTTCGATGTTGCTCGGCGACAAGGCAATCTCCCTGAACCGAGCCGCCGCCGCCGACGAAAGCGGCGAACTGGGAGCGACGATCGCCGCCGCCGGCCGCGATAGCGTCTTTCCGCTGATCGAGAAGATGATCGGCCGCGGCCTTGAAACGGCAGCGCTGGCGGCGCCACCCGCAGGTGTGGCGGCCGAATGGTTCCTAAGCCTGCTGATCGGCGATCTGCAGATCAGGCGGGTGAACCGCACACTGCCAGAACCGTCGGACGAGAATATCCGTGCGCGAGCCGCCGCCGCCATGAGCGCATTCGGAAAGCTCTGCGGCGCATAGAGCAATCCGAGTAAAGTGCTGTCACCACCCTGCCCGCGTGATCGATGCAGCCGCTATTGATCGGCGACGCCTCCGCTCTAGCTTCTGCTCGCGGCCGAGCGGCCGCGAGATACGATCTTTGGGCGAAGGCGGAGGGGCGACGTGACATCCTATTCGATTGACGATGCGATCCGGGAACTTGCCCCGGCTCTCGGCAAGGCGCCGGCGGGCGCGGTCAGCGGCGATTGGACCGCCACCACGATGCAGGCGGGGCATTCCTCCCGGACGGGCGGCTACCTCGATGCCGAGGGAAAGCATGTCCCGGAGGATTCCAGACATCCGCTCGACATCATCGCGAATGTCGTCGAAAAGCTCGATGCCTCAGGGGGGCCACGCTTCAACAAGGTGGTGATCCGCTGGAAGAAGCCGAAATTTCCCTTCATGCAGGCAAAGATCACGCTCGAAACCAGTTATGACCAAACGATCGTGCCGCGCGGCCCCGACGACCCGATCTACGAGACCGCTGCCGCTGCGCGGCGCGCCTTCTGGCAGAGCCGCGGCACACTGCAGGAGGACTTCGCCGTCGAGCGCGGAACGGCCAATATTCACGCCCAGACAAAATGGTTCGGCCCGCATCGCCGCATCCTCGCCATCCATGCGCCGGGAAGGCTGACACTTGCCACCGACGGGCTGTCGACCCCTTGGGCCGGCATATCCGCGCCGGAAAACGGCGTCGAATGCGAGCTTTTCATGGAATTCGACGCCGCGACACTGGATGCGGCCGGGATCGAAAACTGGGCGAACCTGTTGATCAACATCGGAGACCTCGTGGCAGACGGTTATCGCGTCGCCCGCGATGTCGAAAAGCACGGCGCCATCCTGTTCTGCCGGCTGACCGAGGATTACCGCCCGATGACCCGCATCACGCTGAGCCGCGACGCAAGCCGGATCGACGGCCTGCCTTTCGGCTCCGTGCCGCTGATCCGGGCAACGCCGATCGCGGAAACCGAAATCGAAGGGCAGGATCTTTCCGACGACTGGGGCGCTGCGGCCGCCCGCAACGCCCTGGCCAAACGCGGCATGAGGATTGATTGATGTCGCCGAGGCCGGAAGATTGCCGTCCGGCCGGCGCGGTCCTGCGCTATTCCTGGATGTCGGGTTCGACGACCCTGGCGAGGTTTCGCAGCGACTCCTGCCAGCCGAGATAACAAGCCTCGGGCGGAATGACGTCAGGCACGCCTGCCTGCACGATATCCACCTCGGTGCCGACCGAAACCTTTTTCAGCGTCACGGTGACTTCCATTTCGCCCGGCAGGTTGGGGTCCTCGAATTTGTCGGTGTAGCGCAGACGCTCGCCGGGGACGAGCTCGAGATATTCGCCGCCGAAGGCGTGGCTATTGCCCGTCGTAAAGTTGCGGAAGGACATTCTGAAGGTGCCGCCGACAACCGGCTCCGAATGATGCACGGTGCAGAGGAAGCCGTTCGGCGGAAGCCACTTGGCAAGCGCGTCCGCCTCCAGGAATGCGCGATAGACTTTCTCCGGGCTGGTCGCCAGAACGCGGTGCAGGCGTATGGTACTCGGCATGGTCGTGATCCTTTTGAATGGACGGAATGGACGAACCTAGGACGGGCGTGGCTTGGCCGATCCGACACCGGATCGAATTTTTCTTCAAGAAAAATTTCTTGGAGTCGTGGTTCAACCCGGCATGCCATCGAACTGCGGAAGATCGAGCGGCCTTGCCCAGGCAGGCGCAACGCTTCCCGGAACTCGCCAAGCTGCTCTACGCGCGCGGCCCTGCACGGGCGCTCGAGGTCAATGGGCAGCGCTTTCGAACAATTGGCCGGCAAGAAGCTGCTGCAGTTATCCGATGCAACGGTGGCTGCATCACAGTTCAACTGGCTGGTGATGGCCGATCCCGTCAACCGGGTGATGATGCTGGGCGATGAAGCCATTCCGACGAAGCAGGAGATTCACCGCCACGCCGAGGCGGCCGTCGCCACGTTCCTGGCGGCATTTCTGCATCCAGATAAGCGATGAACGAAGCCGAGCGCCCGGGCGTCACAGCGGCGGTGACTGCAATTTTCCGCACGTGCCAACAGGCCGGCGGTCACAAGGCCGCCGCTCAATCGTCAGCAAATCGCCCCGTTACCGCCGCATCGTGCCCTCTTAAAGGTTCCATCGTCGCGACCTCGCCCGGCCTTTGAGGGCTGAGCGATCGACCGAGGCGGTCTTGCTGCCGATCAAATCATGCACTTGAAGAGGAACGAATATGATCACTCGCTACACATCTGTCGCAACATTGAGCGCGGCAGTCTTCAGTCTGCTTGCTTTCAGCCCGGCATCCGCTGTCGACGTGGCCCAGGCGCAACAGCAGCCGGCACAAGCGCAGCCCCCGGCACAGGCGCAGCCGCCGATGCAGGGACAGTCCGGCGGCAACGGTGCGACGGCAGCCGTCAGCGATCAGAAAATCGAAGCCTTCGCCGTTGCCTATCTGCAGGTCGACAAGGTGAGACAGGAATATTCGGCCAAGATCGGCGCGACGAAGGACGAGGCTGCCAAGCAACAGCTGCAGGAGGAGGCCAAGAAGCAGATGGTCGACACCGTCCAAGCTTCTCCCGACATCTCCGTCGAAGAATATTCGTCGATCCTGACGGCCGCGCAAAGCGACCCGGCTCTGGCCAAGAAGGTACTGGAAAAGATCGGTACGCCGCCGCCGGGCCAGCAACAACAGCAGCCGCAGCAATAGGCTGCGCACGGGACTTTAAGGCGCCGCTAACACGTTCGCGCCGGAAGCAGTGCCCGTCATTTGCAGGGCGCTGCTTCTCACTTGAAACGACGACTGCTCGCTCAGTATTGCGACCCGCTCTTGTTGTTCAGGTCGTGCCGTTCGGTGCCCGTCAGCGGCGGGTTGAAGATGCTGACGAGAACGAGATCCTGATCCTTGCCGCCGCGCAGATAATGGCGGTCGTGCTTGTCGAGCACGTAGATATCGCCGGCGCGAATCGGAAAGACATTGCCGTCCATATCCTCCACTTCGCCCTCGCCCTTGATGCAATAGCAGGCCTCCAGGTGATTGCGGTATTGAAGCAGGGCCTCGCTATTGGCGCGAACGACGGTATGGCACACCGTAAAGCCCATGCCGTCGTCTTTGGTCAGCAGCCGGTGGCTCGTGCCGTTGCCCCAGTCGACAAAACGCTCGGTGAGCTCCACCTCCTTCAGATTTCTGACGAACATCGCCGATTCTCCTGATAAATTATTGAAGATACCGCGATGATTCATTTTCATCGCCGACAACAATTAGCTATTGAAATCACTGTCATTTTCAAATGATGATTTCTGCGTCATCTGTGAGGAAATTTTACACATGCAGTTGCCGCCGTTAAACGCTTTGCGCGCTTTCGAAGCCACGGCCCGCTTGATGAGCCTTTCGAAAGCGGGCGACGAGCTGCACGTCACCCATGCGGCGGTCAGCCATCAGATCAAGCATCTCGAAACCTGGCTCGGCCGCAAGCTGCTGCAGAAATCGGGCCGCGGCGTTGCGTTGACCGCAGCCGGCAGCGAATATTACCGGGCCGTCTCCGGATCGCTGGCCGCCATTGCGCATGCGACCGGTAATATGCGGCGCGATCACGACATGCGGGCCATCACTGTCGGCTGCATTCCCTCAATCGCATCGCGCTGGCTCGTCCCTGCCCTGCCCTCCTTCCAGGACAGCGCCCCCGATCTCGACGTGAGGATCGTCTATGCCCGCGCCGAAGAACGCTTCGACGACGAGAGCCTGGACGTGCTGATCACCATGGGCGAGGATCTGAGCGGCGGCAGGGAAAGCCGCCTGCTCTTCTCCCGCCGCAACCAGCCTGTCGCCAGCAGCCATTACCTTGCCAAACGCAACTGGACGATCGGCGACGTCTCGCTCGCCGGCGCCGACCTGCTGCACGACGAATCCGTCGACGGCTGGAAGGAATGGTTCCGCAAGGCCGGCCAGAAAGCGCCGGAGCCGCTTCGAGGCCCGATATTCCAGGATTTCAATATGCTGGCGACGGCCGTGATCGCCGGCCACGGCGTGGCGCTCTGCCCCGTCGAGGTGTTCCGCCGGGAGATCGAACGCGGCGATCTGCTGGTGCTTTCCGGCATCGCGACGGCAGAGAACCAGGGCTATTACGTCATATCGAACAGCTGGGCGAAAAAGCCGGTCCGCCGCTTTATCGACTGGTTCATGACGGAGTGCGGATCGGGCGCATGAGATCCCCTGCCCGCAACTCATCGAAGGGTCGCCACCGAGACGGTGGATGCAAATGGATCGCTCTAATAAAGACGTGGAATAAGCCCATCCGTGAGCGAGTTGGGCAGAGGTTGGGGATTGTTAATCAGAAATGCCTAATGTAAATCTTGGCGTGCACAAGTTGTGCGGGAGCTGATTTGCTACAATATCTGGTTATGACATGAGACTACGGAGGGCGCCTCGGACATGCGGAAAATTCATGCGGCCCCCTCGGCGCTCGGACAAACAGAGGCAAAAGCTTCGAACTTAATCGACCGGCTTTTGTTCTTTGACCGCGATTTCAATCCCGTCGAGAATTTGCTGGGCAATGAGCTGCCTGCTTCTGTCAAACCAGCAGCGTCGTTTTGGGAGCATTTTCCAGAATTGGACAAATCGGCGATTACGCTCGCCCTCCGTTCATTGGGCGACAGTGCCCAGCCTCTGCGAATATCGGGTGATCTTGGCACGCCAGCGTCGCACGGACTGACGATCTATCGGATCGGAGATCTGTTTGCCGTGGTTCGGTCCGAGAAATCTATCGACGATGAGCGCGCAACCCTTTTGCATCTGGCCACCCACGATCCGCTAACCGGACTGCCGAACCGACGCCAGTTCAGCGAGGACCTCACTGTATTGCTACGGGAGACCGCAGGCTCGAACGAGACCCTGTCCCTGATGCAACTCGATCTTGACGATTTCAAACCCGTGAACGACACGCTTGGGCATCCGGCCGGCGACAAGCTTCTTCAGCTCGCGGCAAGCCGCATTCAAGGGTGCCTTACCAGGGACGACAGAGCCTATCGACTGGCGGGTGACGAATTCACCGTCATATCAAGGGGCCCGGGACATCCCGCCAAAGGACACCAGTTAGCAGAAGCTTTGGTTGATGCATTCAAAAAACCCTTCACGATAGACGGCATCGCGCTATTTGTCGGTGCCAGTATCGGCATATCTGCTGCTCCACCGGACGGTACCAGTCCGGAGCAGCTGATGAAGGCGTCCGACGTCGCACTCTACGCCGCGAAGAAGGACGGGCGTGGTCGTGCAAGACCGTTTGATGCCTCAATGCTTGAGTTGCTGGAACAACGCGAACTGCTGCGCCGCAGCCTTCGCATGGCCTTGGTCCAGCAACAATTCTCTATTGAGTACCAACCCATCGCCGAGGGCGGCAGCATTGTCGGCTTCGAAGCATTGCTCAGATGGCACCACCCTCTCCTTGGAAAAATCCCACCAACGGCATTTATTCCGATGGCCGAGGCCGATGGAATAATGCCGGAAATAGGGGCATGGGTTTTGGAGCAGGCATGTCGCGAGGCAATGAAGTGGCCGCAGAACTACATCGTCGCGGTCAATTTGTCCGCGGCTGAATTCTTGACAAGCGGCCTCACTGATCGCGTATCCCAAACGCTAGACTTGATCGGGTTGCCGCCAGACCGTCTGGAGCTTGAGATAACCGAAAGCGTGCTGCTTGAGCGCACCGTCAACAATATCGACACCCTGAATACTCTCAACGTGCTAGGGATACGAATCTCGCTTGATGATTTCGGGACCGAATATTCTTCGCTCAGCTATCTGAAGACATTCCCTTTCGACACGATCAAAATCGACAAATACTTTATCACCGACCTCGAAAGCGATCTGAAAAGCCAGGCAATCGTCCGCTGCATCGTTAACCTCGCACATGACCTCGACATGCAGGTGACGGCCGAAGGGGTTGAAACGCTAGGTCAGGCGGAATGGTTGCGCAGTGTGAGCTGCGACAGACTTCAAGGCTATTTGATTAGCAGGCCGCTTCCGGTCCAGGCGATTGGCGAATTCATCACCCGGGCGGAAACATCCGTAAGCCCCGCGCTACCACAGTGAACAACCGATTTTCGCCGTGCCTTTAGCTATTGCATGCATCAACCTGACGCCCCAGGCAAAAGAAGGGAGGGTGTATTGGAACAGGAAGCTGCTAGCTTCGATGACCATGCATTTGCGCCGATGGTATCGCTGGAACTGAACGTTGCGATGTTCAAATCCCGATGGCAGTTTTGCGACAGGATTACAGAATATCTCTCAGACATTCTCGGCCAAGGTCACAGCGATCCCGCTCGATATTCCAATTTTCTTTCCGTCGCGACGAATGAGCTCATTGAACTTGCTTTCCGTTCGACGAGCGAGCCAGGAAGGATAAGTTTCAGTCTCTATCGCAGCGCGACAGTCAATCGGCTGAGAATTGCATTTCCCGGCGAGGAAGCTTTTGGCCGCAAATACGCCAATGCAAGATCAAACGAAAGCCAACCTGTCCCCGGCGCCGGCTCTGGATACTTGGTGATGAAGTCCGACGGGACGGTTTTGCTCAGCGATTTGGCAGCAATATTCCGCGCCACGATCCGAATTGAGAACGACGGCGGACAAGGGATTCAAATCATTGCGGATTTCCCCTCGACCGAGGACTTCCAATGAGCCTGTTTCCCCTACCCTTCACTGCTCATTTTGATCCGACAAATCAGGAGCTGTTGCTGTCTGGCAAGATGCGGCCTGAAAGCGCCGCTGAAATTGCCGATGCCCTCAAGCTGGTGCAGCAAAGTTTGGAAAAATATAGCGGGGTCATTTACGTCAATGTCAAACGTCTGACGCACATCAACATGACTGCCTTCTCCACCCTGTCCGATGTCCTCACGGCAAGCTGCCGGACCAGGCCGGAACGGAAGATCGTCATCATCACGTCGAGCGTGGTGGCATGGTCGACCTCTTTGTTCGAGACGCTGGCGGCATCACAGCCAAACTTGTCAGTTGAAGTTTACGATTCGGCATTTTATCCGGGCCAGAGCTTTGTCGAGGATGAGACCTTCATCCCCATTCTGCGCACCCAGACGAAAATGACATGGAGGCACGAACGCGAACTGTTGCCTCGCCACGGCCTGCGCAGCGGTCTTGTCATCGCGGATATCTGTTGCGGAATTGGTGATTTCGCCGCCCTGGTTCAACGGGAATTTAAACCGGCACGCCTTGTCGCGCTGGATCATTCCGTGCGCAGCCTCGAATATGCTCGCAGGGTCGCGGCCGACTTCGATCTGCAGGGAATCGAGTACACCTATGGCGACGCTTCCCAAATGCTGCTGCGAGACAATCAATTTGACTTTGTGACCTGCCGACATTCGCTGCAGATCTTCAACCGTCCAGAGATGCTGCTTAGGGAGCTCTACCGCATCTGCAAGCCTGGCGGCCGTGTCTACATCACGAACGAAAAAAACTCGCATTGTCTGGGCGAGCCACATGCTGAATCCGTAAAATGGACTTACGAAGAAGTCGCCAAACTGTTCAGGCACTTCGACATGGATGTCGAGATGGGGCCGAAAAGCCGTCATCTTCTCGCCGACGCGGGGTTCGATGACATCAAGGTCGATTCCTTTATGGTCACGAACCTTGACGGGGATCCCCAGGACTTCGCAGACATGATCGAAGCTTGGGAAAATGTCTACGCGGGTGAGATGGCCGTTCGACGGGGCGACTCATCAGATTTCATTCGTAGGTTCCGGCAAGGATTCAAAGATCATGTCTTTGCTGCTCTTCATCCCAAGGGTTATGCAGGCTGGCCGATCTGGGCAGCTTCCGGCCGAAAGCCGCTGTGATGGACGAGAGATCATCGAAGAGGCCGGCAAGATTAGGCTCATTTCGGGCAAAGTTCATCTTGGTCGTCGGTGGAGCTGTCCTCTTTGATCTGCTGGTCAGCGGTGGACTGGCACTTTGGAATGTTCAGAGGCTGTCGCGCGACGCCACCCTCGAAGTCGGGCAGGGTCTTGAAGCAGCAAGCCAGGAATATATCCGCACATATGCCGATTCCACCGCAGCACAGGTGAGTTTGCTCCTGCGGCAGGTTCACAACGACGTCAGCACCTTGGCGGGTGTGCTCCAGGCGCAGATCGACGATCCCGAGCGTAATTCCGATGTCGGCGCGGCGATCGCCCGCACATCTCCCGGCAGCGTCAGCCTCACCTACGATCAAAAGGCGAACTGGTCTCAGAACGCTCCGGGCTCAGTCTCCGTTGTCAGCGTCTGGAGTTACTTGCTCGGAGAAGACCACAACCCAAGACCCGACGTTCAGACCGATATCCAGACCAGCGCGGTTCTCGACCTTGTCGCGCCGAGCTTGCTGCAGCACGGGGCTTCAAAGCTGCAGATGTATTACATCGGATCGAAAGAGCGACCAATCTTCAGAACAGCGCCCTATACCGACCAGGCTCAGACCTTCGACCGCCTTTATCCGGGTCATAACGAGGCCAATTTCTGGGACTTCTTTTTTCCCGGACTTTATGAGTCCTGGCAGGGCTGGGCCAAGGATATGAAAACGCGGCCGGTCGCGGACGATATAACCCAGACAGCGCCCTATACGGACGCCATTACCGGGAAACTGATCGTTTCTTTCTTTCAACCACTATGGACAGCCGACAGGAAGGATGTCGCCGGGACGGCTGGCGCGGACATCACACTCGACCAACTCGCGCAGACTGTTGAGAATGTGAAAGTGGCCCAGTCCGGCTTTGGATTTCTCGCAATGTCCGACGGAAACGTTGTGGCGATCAACAGCACAGGCGAAAAAACGCTCGGTCTGCGTTCTGCAAGCGACGCGAGCGGAAGCGGAGTGACCGGATTGGAGCGCTCCCTGAAGGGAAGCTCCCAGCCTGCGATAGCAAAACTGGCCTTAGACCGCGAACTGGGCATCCAACATTTGTTGTTGCAGCAGGAGGGTAACGAGGTCCCCTATATCATTATCGTCAAGAAACTCCCCGCGACCAATCTCTGGTCCAGCGGCCCGGTTCGGCAAGAGGCGATGTCTCTTGGAGTGGTTGTGCCTGAACGAGAAATCCAGGCCTCCCTCTATGCGGCCCAAGCCAAAATTTCGGAAGCTACCAACCGGATCGTGATCTACCAAATCCTGGCGATCCTAATGTCGCTGCTTATTGTGGCTATAGCAGTAATTGCGGCTTCGAAACGAATAACGAGCGGAATCAGTGCACTTGCAGATGCCGCCAAACGGATTCAGGCGAAGGATTATTCGGTCAGGGTGGCCATAACAAGCAAAGATGAGGTCGGCGAGGCTGGTGAAGCATTCAACCGGATGGCCGAACAGATCAGCTATCACACGGAAAATCTCGAGCAGCTTGTCGAAGAGCGAACAGCGCAAATCGAAGATGCAAAGGAAGAGATTTCGACGCTGAACGCACAGCTCCAGCGAGAAAATAGACGTCTCGGAACAGAGCTGGCCGTCGCCGAGAGGATCCAGCTCATGGTTCTTCCGCTGCACCAGGAGCTTGAGGAATTTCAGGCCCTTGAGATCGCAGCCTATATGAGACCTGCAGAAGAAGTCGGCGGCGACTATTACGACGTATTGAAGAGCGGAAATCGGTTGAAGATTGGCATCGGCGACGTTACCGGACACGGGCTCGAAAGCGGCGTGCTGATGTTGATGGTTCAGTCCGTCGCCCGCGCCCTGCAGGAAGCAGGAAACACCGACGCAGTCAAATTTCTCACCGACCTGAACAGCGCCCTGTTTAAAAACATAGTGAGAACTAAAATCGACAAGCATCTCACTCTGGCGTTTCTTGACTATGACGGCAAAGAGATGATCCTGTCGGGACAACACGAGGAAGTTGTCGTCGTGCGGGCGAACGGCGAGGTCGAGCGCATAGACACCATGGATCTGGGTATACCGATCGGGCTGGAAGCCGATATTTCTGCCTTCATTAAAACCCGCGAAATAAGCTTCGAGACGGGCGACCTCATACTCCTGCATACGGACGGCGTAACAGAAGCCGAAAACGACGCTGGAGAACTCTTTGGCATCGAACGTCTGTGCCGCGAAGCACTGCGCTTGAAGGACCAGAGCGCTGAGAAAGTCGTTGCCGGAATTATAGCGACATTAATGCTCTTCATCGGATCGCAGAAGATTTACGACGACATCACGCTTCTCGCAGTGCGACATAGGTGAGACATGACGCCAACGGTATATGGTATCGAATCTCTGGCGGGCATAAGCTTGGATTCAAGCACGCGTCTCACGTTAAGCGACGGACCGCTTCAGCTTGGATGGAAGCACTCAGGAATGACTTCCGACTTTATAGCGGAGGTCATGGCTCTGCCCTATTCACGTTCAAGAAAAGACTATGTGCAGGCGCATCATGACATTGGATATCTCAGCAATGAGTTGATCGAAAATGCCGTTAAGTTTCGACAGCCTGGGGAGATCCTCATTGAAGCCGGCATATTCGACCGTACTTTTTTAATAAGGGTGAAGAACACGATCGATGGCGTGACATCTTCTCGCTTTCAGCAACTGCTGCATCGCCTTCAATCGAGGGACCCCGGCGAACTTCTTCTTGAGCAAATCGAAACCAATGCCATATCGGCAGAAAGCGGTTCGGGCTTGGGGTTGCTGACCCTTCTGAGCGATTACGATGCAAAAATGGCATGGGCATTCGAAGGGAATAATGACCAGCGTGTCATACTGACGACGACTGCAGCAGTGGCGATGCCGCCCTCCTCCAATCTGTGAGCGAAGAATGGAAATCAGCGACGAAAACTTCCGCGTATGGGCTGAGAAAAACGAGGTCTATTTCGATGGCGTATTCCGGCTGGCGGGACCGGACGCCTATGCGCCCATTTACTCATTGATATCAGGATTGCTCCATGAGGGGCACAAACAGGTGACGTTCAACCTGACGGGTCTCGAGTTCCTCAATTCCTCTGGCATAAATCTCCTGGCCAAGCTGACGATTGAAGCCAGAAAGATGGGCGACCTCCTGCTCGTCGTCAAAGGCACCAGCCAATATCCTTGGCAAGCGAAATCGCTGCCGAATCTCAAGAAGTTACACCCGCTTGTCGATTTGCGCTTGGCGTGATTCTCTA
The Rhizobium leguminosarum DNA segment above includes these coding regions:
- a CDS encoding SpoIIE family protein phosphatase — protein: MMDERSSKRPARLGSFRAKFILVVGGAVLFDLLVSGGLALWNVQRLSRDATLEVGQGLEAASQEYIRTYADSTAAQVSLLLRQVHNDVSTLAGVLQAQIDDPERNSDVGAAIARTSPGSVSLTYDQKANWSQNAPGSVSVVSVWSYLLGEDHNPRPDVQTDIQTSAVLDLVAPSLLQHGASKLQMYYIGSKERPIFRTAPYTDQAQTFDRLYPGHNEANFWDFFFPGLYESWQGWAKDMKTRPVADDITQTAPYTDAITGKLIVSFFQPLWTADRKDVAGTAGADITLDQLAQTVENVKVAQSGFGFLAMSDGNVVAINSTGEKTLGLRSASDASGSGVTGLERSLKGSSQPAIAKLALDRELGIQHLLLQQEGNEVPYIIIVKKLPATNLWSSGPVRQEAMSLGVVVPEREIQASLYAAQAKISEATNRIVIYQILAILMSLLIVAIAVIAASKRITSGISALADAAKRIQAKDYSVRVAITSKDEVGEAGEAFNRMAEQISYHTENLEQLVEERTAQIEDAKEEISTLNAQLQRENRRLGTELAVAERIQLMVLPLHQELEEFQALEIAAYMRPAEEVGGDYYDVLKSGNRLKIGIGDVTGHGLESGVLMLMVQSVARALQEAGNTDAVKFLTDLNSALFKNIVRTKIDKHLTLAFLDYDGKEMILSGQHEEVVVVRANGEVERIDTMDLGIPIGLEADISAFIKTREISFETGDLILLHTDGVTEAENDAGELFGIERLCREALRLKDQSAEKVVAGIIATLMLFIGSQKIYDDITLLAVRHR
- a CDS encoding slr1658 superfamily regulator — protein: MTPTVYGIESLAGISLDSSTRLTLSDGPLQLGWKHSGMTSDFIAEVMALPYSRSRKDYVQAHHDIGYLSNELIENAVKFRQPGEILIEAGIFDRTFLIRVKNTIDGVTSSRFQQLLHRLQSRDPGELLLEQIETNAISAESGSGLGLLTLLSDYDAKMAWAFEGNNDQRVILTTTAAVAMPPSSNL
- a CDS encoding class I SAM-dependent methyltransferase, yielding MSLFPLPFTAHFDPTNQELLLSGKMRPESAAEIADALKLVQQSLEKYSGVIYVNVKRLTHINMTAFSTLSDVLTASCRTRPERKIVIITSSVVAWSTSLFETLAASQPNLSVEVYDSAFYPGQSFVEDETFIPILRTQTKMTWRHERELLPRHGLRSGLVIADICCGIGDFAALVQREFKPARLVALDHSVRSLEYARRVAADFDLQGIEYTYGDASQMLLRDNQFDFVTCRHSLQIFNRPEMLLRELYRICKPGGRVYITNEKNSHCLGEPHAESVKWTYEEVAKLFRHFDMDVEMGPKSRHLLADAGFDDIKVDSFMVTNLDGDPQDFADMIEAWENVYAGEMAVRRGDSSDFIRRFRQGFKDHVFAALHPKGYAGWPIWAASGRKPL
- a CDS encoding slr1659 superfamily regulator, producing the protein MEISDENFRVWAEKNEVYFDGVFRLAGPDAYAPIYSLISGLLHEGHKQVTFNLTGLEFLNSSGINLLAKLTIEARKMGDLLLVVKGTSQYPWQAKSLPNLKKLHPLVDLRLA